The Polyangium mundeleinium genome contains the following window.
CTTTACGTACGACGCGGGTGGGCAGCGCGTGCGGAAGGTCTGGGAGCATAGCGGGATTGTCGAGGAGCGGATCTACCTCGGGGGTTTCGAGCTCTACCGACGGCATGAACTCGGGGATGTCGTGATGGAGCGGGAGACGCTCCATGTGATGGATGATGCGCGGCGGATCGCGATGGTGGAGACCAAGACGGTCGATACGTCGGATTCGAGCCTCCTGGTGACGTCGCGGGTGCGGTATCAGCTTGGGAATCACCTCAGGTCGGCGGCGCTGGAGCTGGATGGGGATGGGCTCGTCATCAGTTATGAGGAATATCATCCTTATGGGACGACGGCCTACCACGCAGCTGCGAGCGGGGTGGAGGCCAGCGCGAAGAGGTATAGGTATACGGGCAAGGAGCGGGATGAGGAGACAGGGCTGTATTACCACGGGGCGAGGTACTACGTGCCGTGGTTGGGACGATGGACGAGCGCGGATCCAGCGGGGATGGTGGATGGCGTTTGCCTGTACCAATATGTGCGCAGCGACCCAATAGGGCTCCACGATCCGTCGGGAACCACGGGGGTGAGTTTATTTAGCAAACCCGATGAAGTCACTCAGATGTCGATGGGGACCACAGCTCCAGGAAATTTCCGGGTCGGATGGTCCAAACGCCAGGTGCGGGTTGGTGGCTCACTTACGCCGAAGCTCCAGCCAATCCCCAAGCCTCGTTTAGATGGTGGGGCTGTTCTGCCTCCCTCGGAACGGGACAAACCTGACCGCCGTGCTACACGGTCGAGGACAAACCGTTCATGCCGAAGCGAATCCGAAGAAACCACACGAGCGAGCAGAAGGCCGCGCTGCTGAAGCGCCACCACGTGGAGAAGGTGCCCGTTTCGAGCCTTTGCGACGAGACGAAGCTGCAGCCGAGCCTCTTCTACACCTGGCAGCGGCAGCTGTTCGAGAACGCGGCCGTCGTGTTCGATGGGCCGCCGAAGGACAAGCCCTCGGCACGCGAGCGTGAGCTCGAAGCGCGCGTCGCGCAGCTGGAGGCCAAGCTCTCGAAGAAGGACGCGGTGATCGCGGAGATCTCCGAGGAATACGTCAAGCTGAAAAAAGAACTTGGGGAGCCCTGACCGGCCGGTGGGTTCCCCACGACACGCGTGACGAGGTCGTCGACTTCGTCCGCGTGTGGGCCGACAAGACGAATATCATCGGGGAGAGCTTCATTCGCTGGCTCGGCGTCGCGCGCAGCAAGTTCTTCGACTGGAAGAAGCGCTACGGTAAGGCGAACGAGCACAATGCAGATGTGCCACGCGACTTCTGGATCGGGCCCGAGGAGCGGCAGAAGGTGCTCGACTTCCACGCAAAGAACCCGCTCGAGGGCTATCGCCGATTGACGTTCATGATGCTGGACCAGGACGTCGTCGCCGTCAGTCCTTCGACCACCTATCGGGTGCTGTCGGCGGCAGGCCGCCTCGACCGCTGGAAGCGGGGCGCGTCGAAGAAGGGCACCGGCTTCGTGCAGCCGCTCAGGCCGCACGAGCACTGGCACATCGATATCGCCTACCTGAACGTAGCTGGCACGTTCTATTACCTGTGCTCGCTGCTCGACGGCGCCAGCCGCGCGATCGTCCATTGGGAGATTCGCGAAGCGATGACCGAGTTGGATGTCGAGTGCATCGCACAGCGTGCGCGCGAGAAGTACCCTGACGAAAGGCCACGCATCATCTCGGACAACGGCCCGCAGTTCATCGCGAAGGACTTCAAGGAGTTCATCCGAATCGCGGGCATGACGCACGTGCGCATCTCGGTCAACTACCCCCAGTCGAATGGCAAGATCGAGCGCTGGCACAGGACGCTGAAGAGCGACGCGATTCGGGTGACGCCGCCGTCATCGCTCGCGGATGCCCGCCGCATCGTCGGGCGCTTCGTCGACCATTACAACGGCGTGCGCTTGCACAGCGCCATCGGGTACATCACACCGAACGACGCGCTCGCGGGCCGAGCCGATATCATCTGGGCCGCACGTGACACGAAGCTCGAGGCAGCTCGTGAGGCGCGGCGGCAGCGTCGCCTGGCAGCGAGGGCGGCTGCGCATCCGGAGCACCGAGCCCCCGCCAGAGGCTCCGTCTGCCCATCGCCCGCATAATCGCGGAGCCGCCGCGCGCAGCAAAGGGCAATCTCGCGCCCGGAGCCACCCGCAGCCGCGGCGAGATGCTCGGGGCTGCGCCGGGCAGCAACCGCGGCCGCCTGGAAGCCAAACCCGGCGAGGATGGCGAGGACGCGAGTTGCCCAACGCGAGCACGGTGGCACTCTCGGTGGCGCGTGGGCCTCGCGAATTCAGGCCGCTTGTGACTTGCCTTGGAGAGGTTTTACTTTACTATACCGGGACCGCGTCCTGTTCACGGGGAACCAGTACAGTAAAGCATGCCATGCCGGATGATGTTATCATCCTCAACGACCTAACTCGCGAGGAACAGATTGTTGAGCTAACAAAACGGATTCCCGGGCTTACGGAAGCGCAGGCACAAGTTGCGTTGGACCAGGGATTCAGTCGAGAATCCCGCGTCGTGTTTGGAGGGAGCAGAGTTCGGGGCGATTTTAAGCCGACCTCGGATATCGACATTGGATTTGGATCATTAACGGAACGCCAAGCACAGCGTGCTCTTAAAAATATTCGGAAAGCCGGTCCGCTAAGCCCAGAGGAGAGAATACAAATCGTGCCAGGGAAATCCACAGACCACATACCGACGATTAGGAGCCCAGAAGAATTCTTTCAGAGGAGCGGGGTTCGCGCCCCGACCGATCCTCGCGCCGGCGAGCCTTTTCTCCCTTCGGGTTCGATTACTGCGACGCCCGATGGTCAGATCCTCATCTATCGCCCAGGAGTACCACAATGATTTGCATTTTGGATGGTCACCCGGTCGAGTCGACATCCCTGACTGTCCGCGAGATGGGAACCGGCGGAGTGCCAGCGCCCCTGCTGCACGATGTAACGCTTGTGTTCGACCGTGCTGAGTTTGTTGCGCTCCTGTCCTCGGCCTATGCCGCTCTCGGTAAGGCATTGAATGAGGACATCCGATTGGTGGGTGATGCCGACGACGACGAGCGAGCCTGCGTCATGCATCCAAGTCTCGCCGGGCTACTCGACAGCACTCCAGCAACGCTGTCGGGCCTCATGAGAGATTACTTATGGAACGACCTCCTGCGAGTGTGCTTCGGCACCAATGCGGTTGAAGTCTGCGAGTATGTGATTGACGCGTACAAGTCTTTGAAGGTGGAGGCGTCTGTTGTTGCCATCGACGCCACCGCATACCATGTGCGACCGTTCGAGACGCGTTAGCAGCCCGTGGACCTATCCCGAAGGACGATCGACAAGAACGGTGAGATGATGGTAGGTTTATCCGTGTCATGTCGATGGGGCGAACACGAGAGAAGCAAGCGCCGCTCTGGGTGGCGACGCCTTCGCTGCCGCGGTCGCCGGGGCACCGGTTCTACGAGAAGCTGAACGAGCTTCTGCGTGAGAACGGGTTTGACCGGGCCATGGAGGCGGCGTGCGCGAAGTATTTCGAGGCCGACGGGACGGCGGGCAGGCCGTCGATCCCGCCGGGGCTTTACTTCCGGATGCTGCTGGTCGGGTTCTTCGAGGGGATCGAGTCCGAGCGCGGGCTCGAATGGCGGTGCTCGGACGTATCACCTCGCCCACCCCCGTCTGGACGCCGTCCCGCCCCCGTGGCAGGCGCCGCGGGCCCGCACGTTCGGCCTGCCATCGCGCGGCATCAGGCTCCACAGCAAGCGCCACGCAGACGTCCGCGCAACCGCTCGCGCGAGCCAGCGATCGTCAGAGGCTCGCACATTTGGGGGACACACGCCGGCCCTCTTCGCGCCGATGCTCTGACGCGGACGCTCGGAGGACGCGACGTCGACTCGCTCTATCCCTGAGCAGCTATCTCGTGCGGCAGCGGAACTCGCTGCCCGCGCAACGCCGCCCTGATGGGCGTCCGCAGGTACGCCTTCGAGTCGAGCCCGCAGAGCTATGCGCCTGGCGTTCGCCGACGTCCTCGCCTCGGTGAACAACGCGACGGCCATCCCCGACGAAGCAGAGCCCGATGGCAGCCTCCAGAAGCGCCCGCTGACCGCGAGATCCAGCGAGAACACAGCCTCCCCATGGAAGACCGCTCCCGCGTCCGCAGCGGTCTCCGCCCCTCCGAACGTCCCAACCCCCTCGCGTCACCGTGACGCGCGCCCGTTCGAGCCTTCGAACCCCCGCGCGTCACCGTCTCCTGCGGGTCTCCAAACGTTCGACCCCCCACGCGTCACCGTCGCACGCGCCCGTTCGAACGTTCGACCCCCCACGCGTCACGTTCTCCTGCGGGTCTCCGAACGTTCGACCCCCTCCACGTCACGGTGACACGCGCCCGTTCGAGCCTTCGAACACCCACGCGTCACCGTCTCCGGCGACCCTTCGACCGTTCGAACACCCTCGCGCGCCCACGACGACGACCTCCTCGGCCGCGCCGAGGAGGTCCTACCCGCACTGCTCCGCGCTCCTCCGCACGGCCATCGTCACTTCTTGAGGATGACCTCGCCACCAAACGTCATCGGGTAGGTGATCATCACCGTCCCACCACCCGCCGGACGCGGGAACTTGATCGTCTTGAACGCCTTGCGCACGCAGTCGTCGACCTTCGGGTTCCCCACCGTCGACTTCTTCACGCTCGCCTCGTTCACCACGCCGAGCGGACCGACCGTCGCTTGCAACGTGATCGTGCCCGCGAGCTTGCCGTCCTTGTCCGCGCCGATCGTGTAACAAGCGTCGAACGCCTTCACGTTCTCGTTGACCGCCGTCTGGATCTGCTCGTCGGTGAGCGTGCCCGAGAGCGGCAACGTGTCCGGGTCCTTGGGGTTGCCCTCGGCCGGCGTTCCCTCGGGGGAGGGGGAGGAGGAGGAGGAGGACCCTTGCTCGCCTGCCGTCGCGGTAGGACCACCGGGCTCCTTGGGTCCCGAGCCGCCCGCAGGTGGCGTCGCCCCGCAGCCCGCGAGGACGACGAAAACGATGGGAGTGACAAACCAACGCATGGCGTGCGAGTTCAGTCGAGATGCGGCGCGTTGTCCACCGGGAACGTTACCGTTGGAACCTTACCGCTCACGCGACACGCGCGCGGGCGGCGTGTCCGAGCGCGACGGCGCGGCGGTAGACGGACTCGTACGCGCTCGCCATGACCGAAGTGGTGAAGCGGTCGCGGGCGCGGCGCGCACACTGGAGCCGGTCGAAGTGCGCGAGTTCGGGCGAGCAGGCGACGCGGGCGAGGGCGTCGAGGTCGTCCGGGGGGACCAGGAAGCCGGTGACGCCCTCATCGACGATCTCCGGGAAGGAGCCGCGCGCAAAGCCGATCACGGGCGTGCCGCAGAGCATGGCCTCGACGGCGACGAGGCCAAACGGCTCCTCCCACAGGAGAGGACAAACGAGCGCACGCGCGCCCGAGAGGATGCGGATCTTCTGCTCGTGGTCGACCTCCCCGTGGTCGAGGACGCCCGGGAGATCGAGCCGCGGTGCGATGTACTCCTCGCAAAACGCTCGATCCTGCGGGTGTGTGCGGCCGCCGAGGTGGATGGGCATGCCCACGAGGCGCGCGAGGTCGAGCGCGAGGTGCGTGCCCTTCTCCTCGCAGTAACGCCCGATGTGCGCGAGGTAGCCGTCGTCGCGCAGGCTCGGCGGGTATCGGTTCGGCGAGAGGCCGTGGTGGATGACGCGCGCGCGCGCCAGCGGGACCTCGAGGTCGAGCTGACGCTGGCTGATCGCCACGTGGTAGACCTGCGGGTGCGACGCGTAGATCCGCGAGAACGATTCCTCGCGGTGGTGGTGCAACGTGTACACGATCGGCACACGCAAAAAGCCGGAGAGCGGTACGCCGTGCGGGCTGTTCAGGTGGACCACGTCGAAGGTGCTGCGCGCGATCTCGGCGAGCGCCCAGGCGACGTGGTTGACCTCGTCCGCGGCCGTGGGGGGCCAGACGGGGCGGTGGTAGAGCGCGCGCTTGCGGCAGCTCGTGATGGAGTCGCCCGTCGTGAACACCGTCACGGCGTGGCCGCGCGTGTCGAGCTCCTCGGCGAGCTCGTAACAGAAGAGCTCGGTCCCGCCGTAGCCGATGGGCGGCATGCGGATGAATGGGGTCGAGATCATCGCGATGCGCATGGCTCACCGTGCCTCCCGCGCGCGTCCGCCCCCTTTGCGCGCAGGGAGGATGAGGTACACGCGCCGTGCCATGCGCGAGGCGTCGTCCCCCGAGGCACCGCGCGATCGTGTAGCGAGCTCGCCTCCAGGGGGTGAATCGGCCGGGCTCTGCCCGGACGAGAGGGGGACGCGAGGCCCCTCGGGACTAAAGCTCGGGCGCTTGCCAGGCTTCGACGCGGCGCCAGATCGTGGCGAGCAGATCCGGCGCCGAACGTTTGAGCGCATAGATCAGGTGTGCCTCGGCCGTCACGGGGACGAGGCCCTGATCGTGCTCGACGGCGTTCATGATCTTCGCGGCCACGAGTTCTGGGGAGGCGCCGCGCTCCATGAGGCGGCGCGAGCGTTCCAACGCCGCGGGCTCGGCAAAACGGCCGTGGCGGCGGCTCGCCTCGTGGATGTTCGTCCGGATGAACCCGGGGCAGATCGCCGTGACGCCGATGCGGTGGCGGCGCAGGTCCGCGCGCAGCGCCTCGGAGAAGCCGACGACAGCGAACTTCGTCGTCGAGTACGCGACGAGCAGGCGGCTGCCCGCGAGGCCCGCGGCCGAGGCGATGTTGATGACGTGGCCACCTCGGCCTCGATCGATCATGCGCGGCACGAAGAAGTGACAGCCGTGCACGACGCCCATCACGTTGATGCCCATCACCCAGCTCCAGTCCTCGAGCGTGGTGTCGCGCAGGCCGCCCGTGACCGCGACGCCGGCGTTGTTGACGAGCACGTCGATCGCAGGAAACACGGCGTGCACCTCGTCCGCGAAGCTCTGCATGGCCGCGGCGCTCGACACGTCGACCTTGCGCGCGAGCACGCTCCGACCCTGCGCGCGCGCGGCGGAGGCGACCTCGTCGAGCCTCGCCTCGTCGACGTCGCAGACGACGAGGTCTGCGCCCTCCTTGGCGAACGCGAGCGCCGTCGCCCGCCCGATGCCGCTGCCCGCCCCCGTCACGAGGACAACCTTGCCTGCAAAACGCCCGCTGCTCATGGGGAGCGACGGAAGCGCCCCGCCGGGCGGGCGTCAAGTCAGGTGCCGAGCGTGACGAGGAGCGCTTCGACCGCCGGCGGCCAGATCGCCTGCGCCTCCGTGAGCAACTCGCGTTCTTCGAGGACACGGTAAATCGCGAGCGCGCGGCGCAAGAGAGAGCGCGCCTCCAGCCGCTCGGCCGACGTCCCCTCCGCGAGCACCGTGGCCGCGCGGAAGCAGAAGAGCGCGTGATCCCCCTGGATCTCGGAGACGTCCGGCTGCTCCGACGCGAGACGCGCCGCGAGCGTGAGGCCCGTCCGGAACGCTTGGAGCGCGCCGCGTGGATCCGCCATCGCGCGGAGGACGTGGCCGATGCGGCCGTACGTCGCGTAGAGGTCACGCCGCGCCTCGTCGTCGTACGTGGCCTCGGCGAGGTCCTCGCGGAGCACGAGGCAGGCGCGGTAGGCCGCGAGCGCCTCAGGCTTCTCGCCCATCGCGCGTAGCACCTCGCCGATGCTCTCGTGGCAACGCGCGAGCGCGCGGCGGCGTTGGATGTCGTCCGGCGCGTCGCGCGCGAGCCGATCCCGCACGACGAGCGCTTCCCTGTACGCCGCGAGCGCACCCGGGCCGTCTCCAGCGGCGAGGAGCGCGTCGGCATACCGGTCGCGCGTGAGCGCGACGAGGGAGCGATGATCCTGATCGTCGGGCGCGCCCTCGGCGAGGCGCTCGGCGAGCGTCATGCCGCGCTGGAAAGCGGCCGCCGCTGCGGCCTCGCGCTCGTCTTCGAGCAAGTAGTCGCCGACCATCACGTGGCAGAGGGTGACGCCCGTGAGCACGCCGGCGATGGCCTCGCGGAAGGTCTCCTCGGGGTGCTCGGCCTCGTCGAGGGCGCGACCGTCCCGCGGGTAGAGGGTGCGATCCGAAAGCAGGCCGGCTTGCTCCTGCGTGCCGGCACGAGCGCGGAGCGGGATCACCACGGCCCGCTTGTCGCGCTCCATCGTGAGCCCCTCGCGGAGCGTCGCCTCCACGCTCGAGCCGGGCATGAGGGCTTCGGGGCTCGCGAGCACCACGATCACGTCGGCGGTGCGGAGGCGGGAGCGCGTGTCCTCGGGGGGGGCCGCCGGCACGGATTCCCGTACGATCCCGGCGTCGACCGCGCACAGCCGACGCCGCAGGCTTGCCACTCGCGCAGGCGATCGTCGCCGAGCTCGACGCGCTGCCGAGCGGGCGGACCTTGACCTCGCGAGGTCTCTTCGATCGGCTCATGAGCAAGCTGCGCGAGTCCGTGCCGTGCCTCCACCACGCACGCGCGAAGGTGAGCTTCGAGCTCGTCGCAGGCAAGCCGGGGCGGCGCGACTCGACCTCCACGATGCCCGCGCCCGCGCCACGCCTCGACGTGCTGCCGCGGAGCGCGACGCCCGCGCCACCCGCAGCGCAGCTCGTGCCGCCGCCACCCGCAGCGCAGCTCGTGCCGCCGCCGCCCGCAGCGCAGCTCGTGCCGCCGCCGCCGGCCGAGGCGCTGCGCCCAGTGCCACCCCTCCGCGAGCCCGAAGTCTCGCTCGCACTGCCGCGTCCGCCGCGCACGTTCCATCCGCCGCCGCCCCCGGACGACGTCGATTTCACATGGACCAACGACAGCGAGGACTGGGGCAGCATGCCACGCGTGATCCCGCTGGCGCGCCCCCTCTCCGCGCCCCCCGGCGCCTCGCTCCCGCCACCACCGATGCCAACGACGAGCAGCGGGAGCAGCTCGATCCTCGGGACAGACGGGCCGATCTCGAGCCCCATCTCAGGCCGCGAGATCTCTCCCTTCGCGCGGTACACCGTCGAGGGCGAGCTGCTCGCATCCCAAGGCGATCCAAACGGCGCCATCGCCGCCTTCCGCAAGGCGCTCTCCGTGCTCGGGCCCGGCGGCGATCCACACGCGCGCGCCGAGATGTACGTGCGGATCGGCGAGCTCCGGTCGCGGCACGGCGAACCCGAAGACGCAATCTCGGACTTCGAGAAGGCACTCGCACTGCGCCCAGGGCACATCCCCGCCCTCGAATCCCTCCTCCTGCTCTGCGCATCCGAGCGCGACTGGCGCGGCGTGATGAGCGCCGAGGAGCGTCTCCTCGCAGCACTACCAACCGACACCCTCCGCTTCGAGCGGCTCATCGAGTTCGCCGCACGCTGGGAAGGCGAAGCAGAAAAACCCGCGCGCGCACGTCTGCTCTTCGAACGAGCACGAGAGGTGCGCCCGCAAGATCCCGTCGTGCTCGAGCAAATCCGTCGCCTCACGCTGAAGTCGTTGCCGCCCGCCCCGCGGGGGTGAGGCGCGGAGCTGGGGCTTTGCCCCAGGCCCCACCGGGGCTGTCCGCCCCTGGACCCGGACCAGCGCAAGCGCTGGACTCGGGGTCGATGAACTGCGCTCTGCGCAGTTCATCGAACAGCCGCTGGCAAGACCCTACACGACCCTGCCAACCAAGACCGCAGCGTTGCTGGTTCAACCGGCAACGTGCCGCTGCGTGCGACGACCTCCGCGGTCTTGCCACCGGCCCGTTGGAAGAACTGCGCATCGCGCAGTTCTTCCACCTTCGGTCCAGGCCGTGCCTGG
Protein-coding sequences here:
- a CDS encoding transposase encodes the protein MPKRIRRNHTSEQKAALLKRHHVEKVPVSSLCDETKLQPSLFYTWQRQLFENAAVVFDGPPKDKPSARERELEARVAQLEAKLSKKDAVIAEISEEYVKLKKELGEP
- a CDS encoding DDE-type integrase/transposase/recombinase; translated protein: MWADKTNIIGESFIRWLGVARSKFFDWKKRYGKANEHNADVPRDFWIGPEERQKVLDFHAKNPLEGYRRLTFMMLDQDVVAVSPSTTYRVLSAAGRLDRWKRGASKKGTGFVQPLRPHEHWHIDIAYLNVAGTFYYLCSLLDGASRAIVHWEIREAMTELDVECIAQRAREKYPDERPRIISDNGPQFIAKDFKEFIRIAGMTHVRISVNYPQSNGKIERWHRTLKSDAIRVTPPSSLADARRIVGRFVDHYNGVRLHSAIGYITPNDALAGRADIIWAARDTKLEAAREARRQRRLAARAAAHPEHRAPARGSVCPSPA
- a CDS encoding nucleotidyltransferase domain-containing protein encodes the protein MPDDVIILNDLTREEQIVELTKRIPGLTEAQAQVALDQGFSRESRVVFGGSRVRGDFKPTSDIDIGFGSLTERQAQRALKNIRKAGPLSPEERIQIVPGKSTDHIPTIRSPEEFFQRSGVRAPTDPRAGEPFLPSGSITATPDGQILIYRPGVPQ
- a CDS encoding transposase gives rise to the protein MEAACAKYFEADGTAGRPSIPPGLYFRMLLVGFFEGIESERGLEWRCSDVSPRPPPSGRRPAPVAGAAGPHVRPAIARHQAPQQAPRRRPRNRSREPAIVRGSHIWGTHAGPLRADALTRTLGGRDVDSLYP
- a CDS encoding AgmX/PglI C-terminal domain-containing protein, with translation MRWFVTPIVFVVLAGCGATPPAGGSGPKEPGGPTATAGEQGSSSSSSPSPEGTPAEGNPKDPDTLPLSGTLTDEQIQTAVNENVKAFDACYTIGADKDGKLAGTITLQATVGPLGVVNEASVKKSTVGNPKVDDCVRKAFKTIKFPRPAGGGTVMITYPMTFGGEVILKK
- a CDS encoding glycosyltransferase family 4 protein; this encodes MRIAMISTPFIRMPPIGYGGTELFCYELAEELDTRGHAVTVFTTGDSITSCRKRALYHRPVWPPTAADEVNHVAWALAEIARSTFDVVHLNSPHGVPLSGFLRVPIVYTLHHHREESFSRIYASHPQVYHVAISQRQLDLEVPLARARVIHHGLSPNRYPPSLRDDGYLAHIGRYCEEKGTHLALDLARLVGMPIHLGGRTHPQDRAFCEEYIAPRLDLPGVLDHGEVDHEQKIRILSGARALVCPLLWEEPFGLVAVEAMLCGTPVIGFARGSFPEIVDEGVTGFLVPPDDLDALARVACSPELAHFDRLQCARRARDRFTTSVMASAYESVYRRAVALGHAARARVA
- a CDS encoding SDR family NAD(P)-dependent oxidoreductase, whose translation is MSSGRFAGKVVLVTGAGSGIGRATALAFAKEGADLVVCDVDEARLDEVASAARAQGRSVLARKVDVSSAAAMQSFADEVHAVFPAIDVLVNNAGVAVTGGLRDTTLEDWSWVMGINVMGVVHGCHFFVPRMIDRGRGGHVINIASAAGLAGSRLLVAYSTTKFAVVGFSEALRADLRRHRIGVTAICPGFIRTNIHEASRRHGRFAEPAALERSRRLMERGASPELVAAKIMNAVEHDQGLVPVTAEAHLIYALKRSAPDLLATIWRRVEAWQAPEL
- a CDS encoding tetratricopeptide repeat protein — its product is MPLAQAIVAELDALPSGRTLTSRGLFDRLMSKLRESVPCLHHARAKVSFELVAGKPGRRDSTSTMPAPAPRLDVLPRSATPAPPAAQLVPPPPAAQLVPPPPAAQLVPPPPAEALRPVPPLREPEVSLALPRPPRTFHPPPPPDDVDFTWTNDSEDWGSMPRVIPLARPLSAPPGASLPPPPMPTTSSGSSSILGTDGPISSPISGREISPFARYTVEGELLASQGDPNGAIAAFRKALSVLGPGGDPHARAEMYVRIGELRSRHGEPEDAISDFEKALALRPGHIPALESLLLLCASERDWRGVMSAEERLLAALPTDTLRFERLIEFAARWEGEAEKPARARLLFERAREVRPQDPVVLEQIRRLTLKSLPPAPRG